GCACAAAATGCAGCAAGTGAAAGTCCAATATGTTCTTGCTTTTCATCTATCTGATTATTTTCATTCACAGTTGTTCAAAAATTGCTTATTTGTCAGTACATCGGGTAAGGCTAGTTTTacaacagaattttttaaaaggagaataTGTACAGTATTTACAGATGTGCAGTCCTTGCTGTGTTGCAAAAGTGTATTATTTGTGGGAAATCTCAGTCACAGTTCTATGACTGATTGCTGGAAGATGAAGCTTCAGTTTCCACTGGTTTCTGAACTTCCTTCGGCGTTTCTGGCTTCGTCTCTTTACCAGTTTCCTTACTCTTACTCCTGTCTTTGCgatctttccctctttccctgtcGCGATCTCGGTCTCTGTCTCGATCCCGTTCCTTCTCCCGGCTTCGATCCCGGTCCCTGTCTTTCTCCCTGTCGCGATCCCTGTCTCTGCTTCTCGATCGCTCCCTGTCACGTCTTCTGTAAGAGTCCCTCTCTCTGTTTCTTGTCCTGTCTCGGTCTCTGCTTCTTTCCCAGTCCTTACCCCGCTCCGAATCCTTGTCTCTATTTTGGCTTCTATCTCTGTTTTTATCCCATTCCTTGTCTCTGTgtctctcccagtccctgtcTCTGCCCCAGTTTCTGCCACGGTCTCTCTCCCAAGGTCTGCCGTGTTCTCGATCCCTTCGTCTTTCCTCAAAGCCTCTACCTTGGCGATTATCTGCTTGTTGAGGCTCTGGCTGATCCATACCCTTATCTTTATTTCCTCCCTCatatctctctctctgtctccctTCAAATGTCTGGCCTCTGTAGTCAGGATTTTTGCCTTCTCGGAAGTCAGATGTGGGCCACTGTCCTTCTGACTCAGGTCCTGGTCCAGACATATTGGAAAGAGATGGTCCACCTTCCTCCCACATCTCTTTTCTGTGAGATGGTGGATGGCTTGGAAGATCCAGGAGTGGTCTTGGGGGTGGTTTCATGCCTTGTGGTGACTGACCCTGGTAATGAAATCTAGAAGGAGGTTCATCTTCTTCCGGAAACATAGGAGGTGTGCCTCCTCTTGGTCCTCCAAACTGATGTGGTCCTGGACCTCTCTGGTTGGAAAATCTGGGTGGTGGGCTCCCTCTCCGTTCTTCATATGGCTGTGGCAAAAGTCCCCTTGGACCAGGCATATGATTTGGAGCTGGACCTCTCTGCCCTTCAAATTGGTTTGGGTGAGGCCCTCTTGGTCCCCCAAAATGACCTGGGGCTGGACCTCTTGGCCCTCCAAACTGAGGCCCTCCTCTCTGTCCTTTAAACTGACCTGGTGGAGGTCGTCTTTGAcctccaaaaggaaaaggtgaaGGTCCTCTGTTTCCCATAAACTGAGAGGAATCTGGTCCTTCAAACTGTCCCGGAGGCCCCATCATTTCATCATATTGGGAATCTGAGAATTCCATTTGTTCCATGTGAGGTTCCCTATGATCTTCAAAATGAGATGGTGACATTCCTCTTGGACCACCATGATAAGAAGGGGCAGGGCCCCTATTATCACCAAAAAGAGGTGGTCCATGCTGTCCAGAAAATAAGGGAGGAATGGGACCCTTTTGACCTCCAAATCTTCCAGACTGAGGTCCTCTTTGCCCATCATTGTTTGGAAAACCGTGCTCTTCAGAGAACTGTGGTGCTGGCCCTCTAAAATTAGGTCCATGAGGTCCTCCAGGTGCATTGAGCATCATTGGAGGTCCCCCTTTCTGCCCAGACATAGAAAACGCTCGGTTTTCCTCAAAGTGCTGTGGGGGAGGTCCACCCTCACTCTGAACTGGTGCGGGTTCAGTTTGTTCTACAAACTGATGAGACTGAGGATTTCTTTGTTCATTGTATTGCACTGATGAAAGACCCATCTCTGGTTCAAAGTGTCCAGCTGCCTTTTCCTGCTGAGGAAACATTGTATTTGAAAAGGAATCCCTTCCCATTGCTTCCTTTGACTCATTTGGCCATGACACTTGATGCATATCTTGCAAAGACGGGCTGTCATTTGATGTGGAGAAATTAGGCTGAAAAGATGTACTTGGAGGTGTTGGAAGCAGCACTTTACGTATAGGTTTGGAAGCAGAAGGATCTCCAGAAGCTGTTTGACTCAAGTTTTCCAAAGTAACTTGAATGGTGTGTTCAAATTTGCTGTTAGATGTCTCTTTCTGGGGCACCATAGATGTCTGTTCACTTGAAACCCAATTATCAGCAGTAAAACTAGGCTGAGTAGTGGAAATTAAAGCATTCTCTTCCTTACCAAGTGAAGTCTGCAAAGTATTTGGAAAACTTGCTGGAGTGACTTCTCTTGTGGATATCTCATTCTGTACTACCTGTGGCTTTATTCGAGAATCAGAACTGTCATTCTCTGTTGCCATCCTTCGAGCCTGTCGAggatctctgctctgccttggaTCACAGCCCTGGTTTAAAACTTGTGCTTGCTGATTTATAGATGAAGGTAAATCTACTTTTTGTGCAGCTTGCTGGTCCTGGTGGAATAATTCAGGCTTTAATAGGGAAGCTTTTGCTGGTGGAGGTGACATTAAAGCATCAGACACTGAAAAGTGAGCCATGGAAACACCAACAGCTGCTCTTTGTTGTCTGAGAGCTTCTTCTTGTTCCTCTAGCTGCCTTTTCTGTTCttctatttgtttgtttaattcTTCCAACATTTTTTGCTGTTCTACCAAGGAGGAGGATGCAGATAAATCAGACACAAATGAAGCAGACGTTTCTGAAGAACCACTTTTACTGTCTGTATACATTTTGTTGGGTAAATCATCAACAGTAACTTTTGCTTCTTCCAATATAGTTTCATCCTCTGGATCATAGGCCTCATCCTCTAGTTCTGCTGTAGTAGATGGCTTTTCCACACTGTAGTGTTTGTCACTTTCACCAGTCTGCATTTCAAAGGCTTTCTCTGGACCATATTCCTCCTCAGGATCATAAGGTCtgtcatcctcctcctcttctatGGCTTTGTCCTTGGACATCTGCCCGAACTGCTGCACAATGGGATCCAGCAGAGGAACCGCTGGCATCCCACTATCTGCCGCAGCTTGACTTTCCTGACTGGAAGACTGAACAGTTCCAGAATCCTTGGCAAGAGGctcaaaagttttctttttcccgAAGAGGGTCTGCAGGATGTGCTCAAGAGGCGTGGCGGTTTTTGAGGACGAGTGcgtggcagtgctgctggcaggagcgGCTGTTGACATCGGTGGGGTCACAGTGGCTGTGGGGCCACTTTTAATGGACGacagtatttttaatactgaaggTGTCACTGCCGAGGTGTCTGGAACGGGAAGTGGGggtggaggtggaggaggagatCCAGGTGGTGTTGTACTCACAGTGGAGTCTCCTGAATAAAGTGTGTATTTGGGAGTTTTCTTCTCTTGTGAAGCTGGAGGCCCTTTGGAGAACAGCGATGGTTCAGCTTCCTCATGTGCTTGAATCCTGCTTCGCTTCTCCTCcattttttctgtctcagtggCAGGACGTTTCCCTTTCTGACAGATAACCAACCCAAGGATTAAATTTGGCCGAGATGACTCAAGACCTGAAAGAGAACACAAAGATTGTGTACgtaaaaatctgatttttaatgaTGCTTTCAGTAGAAACCTATTATTTTACAAAGTAGTACATAAAGGTAACAGTTTTCTAAATTCCATCAGACCTATTAGCAATTTTCATTAGTCCATAAGCATGTGCATTTGTATTTCTTACTTTTAATATATATCTATACATAAGGTTAAAAGTTTAAATTGCTCcctcaatatttttaataaagaattgCAGTACCAGACATAATTGTGAAAGTGTTCTGCAAAAGTTCAAACCCAAGCAAGCTGTTATTTTTGTATCTTTACATTGTTTCTATTGTTCAACTACCCCCACCTCTTCTCCtcaaaaatcaaatatttattttactttgcaaATATACACAGAGATActgaaaagtgagaaaacatGGGCTAAACATTGCTATGTATCATATAATCTGTGCTAAAAGTCCACATCAACACCAATCTATAAATACTTTGTCTCCAAGTTAAACAAACATCAATAATGGCAAAAAAGATCACATCAAACAGCATCTGGAAACAGTGTTAGAGCTGGTAATTACTCCTAGCttgttgtggttttttccaGCCAGACATTATTTTAAGGGACGAGGGAAGCAGGGGAACTGTGGATGTCCCAAGCAAGCTCAGGAGAGTTGTTTGGTTGGGCCAGCACCTGGTGTGGGGGCAAGATGAtcttggagctgctggatgcaGCACAGGAATCAGGCCTTGATGTGTCAGTAAAAAACAGGAGGAGCAGAACTGCTCCTCTGTGAAGAGCTTCAGACTTGAAGGAGAAATATATCCAGAAATGATCAGAAAGTTTcagataaagaagaaaaatgctaaGGTCTCTAGACCTGCCtcctgtattttttcctcctacACACAGTTCCACTGGCAGATAAACATGCCTAGAATGAAGGGCAGGGACTAAATCCTTTAACATACAGGGGTGgcaaatgaagaaaatcttGTAACTTGTGGACTAAATGGCCTTTAAAAGGCCCTCATTTAAGGGCCACTGTCCTTCTCCATATGTGCCATTAGTTATGATTTCCATCCAGCAAGGAAGCAGTAATATAGAAACATAAAATAATCTGTGAAATAAAAGATAATCTtgcaaaataaaagataatATTAATTGTGGATCAATGGCAACTTGAGAGCTCTGATCTGTGTTGGCCCTTCTAGCCAAGTTCCCACAAgtagattttttaatttatgttccTTGTTATTAAACCAACTTCTCACTAAGCAACAActttaaaaatctaattattaGCACCAAAACCCTTTTGACACCAACacaacccccaaaccccacagcagcagataCATTCTATTAGCAAACCACATAATACATACATTAATCTGGTGAAACAACTCAGAAGTTTTACTGGGACTCCTAAATTTACCATCTAGAGAGGAAAACACATCAGCTGTTTTCCTAAATTTATGTTAATGAATAACAACTCCAGTTGGTGGGTGTTGACCAGTGCAGAGCATCTCACAAACAGGAGCTCACCCAGAAACTGCCAGTAGGCATTTGCTGTTCTGCTGTTGATAAATGTTTTGGTTACCAAATTTCATGCAAAGGCTTGTGATTTATGCAATTAGTCACAATGAATTTCAAACACTGaataactgaaataaacagGTGTCAAAATTCCATCAGGCAGGATAGCTAATAAACAGCAATTACTGAGAAATCAGGTTTGAAACCCTGTAAGAAACAGTGATCAAGTCACTAATTTAAAAAGGgtaaaattttaatatacttttaAGGCAAAAAATTCCAGCAGCAAGTTAATAGCAGTAGTTATAAATTATTGTGTTTAGAATTTAGTCATCATAGAATACAACCattaaaatgttacattttgATACTGGAATTTTACACAAATATTAGAAATTTTGCCTAAGCTGACTTCTGCACTCAGTTCAGGGAGATCAAATACTACAATTCCTTCAAAGAAGACACATGGCCGGAGCAGCTCTCAAAGGCCACAGCCCTGTTCTATCTCAACATCCATAAATAGGTTAAGTGCCTAATTTTAGGAACAACAAAATGTTGACTGCAGTCTGCCACTAGTGCTCAATGACTGCCTttcacaaacacattttaaaagtgctGCTAGAGTTAGTAGCTTTCAGTGCTAAATTATTTATAACAGTTATTATTCTATTATGCATTTGAAATCCCCAGTCTGGTTTTATTGAGTTACTTCCTGTAACTAAAGCCATTAGAACAGGACACACTAAATACTAGTATTGaattatatttgttttccttagcCTTAAgtacattttttcattaaagtttACCATACTTATGTGTGTATTAGCCCCATGTTACCCTGTCAGCAGCAGATGGTAAAAGCTGACCTGCACTGTTCAAAACACAACTTCTGCCTGTCCCTGACAGATCCATGGGATTAGACTAAGCATACCTGTGGTGAATTTTAAACTGCAAAGACCAACACAAAATTTTATCTGTATCTTATCAATgccatttaaatatttgtcCCAATCAATCATGAGAGCAATAGACAATTGTCATCACATTTGTGCCTCCTTCAGGGCTCCAGATCACTCCCAGCACTGACAGTGCTCCACGTTCAGGCTCCTTTGCTGAGTGGAAATGACTGGCACAGAAACTCAGGTTTGTAATGCAACATTCCtctactgctgctgcttttcctaaTGAAATCTGCTCAGCTGAACACATCAAACTCCATTTACAGTTCAGGTAAAATTTTGgtgcatttgttttttaagagCATTCCAAACAGCATGAGGGGATTTCATGCCTTAATATTCTATGAAAATTCACAGTCCCTTCCAAAAACTACCAAAAGACATACCAGCATTTGTGAAATCTTTGCTGATATATgtctgttttattaaaattcagcTACGTAAGGCAGTTGTTACAGCCCCATCACCACTAAATCCCTCAGTAAATCACCTTCTGTAAGTAAGGTGATATACTACTTTTTACAACTGGAAGTGGTAAGAGTGTATgtgaaacagagaaatgaaTTCACATACCGTAAACCACTGCAAGAGGACAGTGCAGGAGAGCCCATGACACAAAATCTGGTAATCAATATCTGagttatttaaatataaatcagGATAacccttcatttttctttaagctgCTCACGTTAAAGTTTTCTGCAGATCTTCTAGGCACTAGTGCAGTCCTCAGTTGTGCTCCAAATCCAATCCatcagaaaacaggagaaattcCTAATCCATACGTGCCTGATGGATCTGGCTGATACAGCTGGAGTATCTTCTAACTAGGATTTCTGGAGTGGCAGGGTTTGATtgccctctccctcctcccccctcTGCTCGTATTTATCTAAATATGATAGACCATCTAAAGGCAACACTTCTCCAGGTCCTGCTAGACTCCACTGGAAGGCACACAATTGAATTTAAGGAGACAATGACCACGttccacaaaatatttttattgattgtgaaagaaagcaaacataGCAAATTCCATCAGATGTCATTAAAAAAGTGTGAATTACATGCTGTGGTTTTCATACATACACAAAACAAGAAGAACAGCTTACCTGATTCTTTCCActgctttaaaaacacaacACAACTTAGCATAGCTGAGATAAAGGCTGCCACAGGAGTTTGCAGCAAGTGTTAACTGATGGCAGAAACTCTTTAGTGAATCTTCTGTGAAACTGTTCCATCTCATGGAACTACCTGCCTACCCTTGGAGCCTTGTTTCTGCTAACCTTTAATCGACCTGGCCTACAAATATTTATGTCAACTTGGAAACCTGACGTACAAAATTTGCCTCCATGAACACCTGCAGATGAGACCTGAACTTGTTCTGAGCAACTCCTTCCAGTTTTGAAACACTTTTGCACTTGAAACTCAGCAAAACCAGTCTgacattaaaaacattaaaaatacatcttaCTAATAGTGAAGTTTGGCTACATTCACCAACTTTTAACCCAAGGTAAAGGGTTTCATTTGAAATGAAACCCATAATGGAGAAGTAAAAGAAGTGCAAAACAGAAAGCTGGCATTTCCACAGAAATGCAAGAGGCAACAATTAGGTAAACTGAATTGTTTATCACACCACCAGACATTTATAGCAGATTCCATGGCCAATCCCatccttgtgctgctgcccaAAAAGGATGGTATTTCTTTACTTCTGCCTGGAAAAGCCAGTCCATGAGTTAAAATTCTTTGCCTACATCCCTGTGCCAAGATATTCTGTATTTGGTATTTTCACTTCTTGGCTATGAAATGGGATGAAGTTTTTGCCTAGCTTCAAAAATTCAGTAAATTACAGACTATGAAGTGCTGAGATTCAACAGTTCTAGTTATGCAGTAATTGAGACAGCAATAATCCTACTTTTTTAGCTATTGCTAAAAACAATCACCTAGTCTGTGCACTGTGCAAGGACAGATAAAAGAGATTTGAAGTATAGGAGGAAAATCTTGTCTGGGGATTGAAAACCTGTCCCAGTCATTGTTGCTCCTGCATGAGAATGCTTTATTGAGTTTTGTGCTACGCTTGTATCTgaggggcagagctcagccagcctCCCAGGAAGGTGAGCTCCTTGTTGGCTGTTCCATACCTACCGTGTAGTGCCAGCCTGGCCACGACAATGGAGTTCTGCCTTCATGGCCacctgcagctcttcagcttCTCAACCTGGTATTTGCTACAAAACCTACATCCTTCTTTGGAAACTAAGCATATGCATCTCCTTATCCTTAGATGAAGGTGACTCCAAATTCTGTAGAAGGGTGTTGACTTCATTCTCAGTTCTTCTGTCACCATGTTCAACCAAAGGTTATTACAGGTAATTTTATCTAAAGATAGAAGGTTCTAACCCTAAGGAATGGGTCCCTTTCTCCACAAAGGACTGATTTTCTGAAGTCAGTGATTTGACTAGAGTTTGATCCAAGTAGAACAGAACATTTCAAACACCTTGTGCCCCACACTGCATATACAGATTAACTCTGCATGACAGTGACAATGCAGTGGAAGCACCAGAAATGTTTTACCTCTGTCTTCACTCTGACTTCTTGACTCCTCTGTGGGATGTCTGTGCTGCTTCAATTAAGTGATGGTGAATGGCTCATAAGAGTCTAGGGTTTGTGAATTTAGGAGGTGCTGATAACTGGGTGGGaagtttttgtggttttgtttttaatatattggCTGTTTCACATCCTAGATTTTATATGTAAACTCATTCTCCTAAGACATATGAGCATCTTGTTGTAAAGACTAAAGTTTGGACAATTTTATCTTAGCAGAGTTTGATTTCCAGTTTTTCCTTAATTAAGTACTTTAAAATtggttttatattaaaaaatttaactAATGATTAAATATTCAACAACTTGTATCAGATTGCCTTTTGTCTTGTGATTTTACCTAGCATTGAACCTCCCCTGTTTTGTGCTTACCTGGTCCCTCAAAGGGCAAGAGTTTGGAAGGAATTGGGTCCTTAGAACTCAGGGGGATCAGGTAGAGATCCTTGACATGTCTGTTGTTATTAGCTACAACACCAAAACGACCACGACTGCTAAAATAGGAGTAGAGAGAGATATAGGCAacttcttcttcttctgttgCAGGATGGAACCGAATCAGACACAATTCCTGGAATAGAAAAGCAAATTGGAAAAATTCAAACTGcaacaaaacagcaaatgaaatgGTAAAGGGCaaattccagaagaaaaataaactgcacaTTTATCACTCCAACTATGCCCTCAGGGCAACACTCTAGATTTAAGAGACTATTGCTGTTCAATTTGCAACATTGAAATAGAATTAGGTTCGTcattttcagaaacacaaaTTACTTCTGTTTCTTACATCAAACTGAACAGCTTGAGgcttaaatgaaaaagaaatggaaaattcatAGTTTTATGTTTTTGTCTATAATACCTATAATTTTTTCACCTCTGAGGTGGTTTTAAtactaaaatatattaaatactttaaatgtTAAGttcctttcctttaaaattagaatttcaATCTTCAGTATTTCAGTTAGTAAATAGCATGAAGATTTAACTACTGTGCAGGAAAGAGAGATCAAGATTTACAGCCCAATAAACAcattactaaaataaataaaaaatttcaaaaagtaGTTTAGGTAGTTTTTCACATGTTATCCTTGTCAGTATTTGCTGTTTACTACTCTATATTATAAAAAGTTGTCATTTTACATTGCTGTCTATTTCTCCTGGGTTTTGTAAAGGATTTTAAGTGAGTACCTTAGAAAGCGAAGATTTGAGTTTGCCAACATAATCCCAGACTGTCTTCGGTGAGATCCTCCCACCAATATGAATTGTGTCAGGTAAATCCTAAACAAGAAGCATTACATGGTAGTGtgagaaaaaccaaaaacaaaacctaaaaaagGCAGTGCAGGTTGCCCCATCCCAGTAGCCCAGTGGATAGTTAAATTTTACAAGACTTTTGTacatatgtttttaaattcagCCAGGCTATTCCTAAATTTGGAGGTGTTTAATTATGACATGGGACCCAAAGGCAACAGGATACATGGAACAGATGAAACACACCCCAAACATGGAGAACAGCAACACATCAGATAGTTCTGTATGCCCATTCCTGGCATTTATAGGGAAACTATAATATACATGTTTACTGGCTTTTATAGGGTAGCTGCTATCTGAAATACAGCTCATCTCCACATTTGCAGTGACCCCAAGTCACTTGAATTCTGGTGAATTTCCAATCACAAGGACAGTGAAACTCATTTCAGCAAAAGCAATACTCAGAAGAACAAGCAACACTATTAAGTCCTAAGCCATACATTTGTGTTTGAAAATTCTTAAGTCACCTAAAATGCccctgagagaaaaaaatataaaaaaaaaactttctacTGTCTCGTTATTTGAATGTACACCACTCTCAGAATGGTACCATCCAACTGGTTTTACTTGAAAATTAGTATCAAGGATGATACTTTTCATAAACAGCTGAACAAAATCTTCCAACAGATCACAGCAGTGGCCCATCTAGTTTGAGAACAGAACAAGGCACACACTTTAAAACACTGGCTCCTAAAGAAGGAAGCTGATGTAAAGCCATTATTCCTAACACATGTATAAACATGTTGAAAGACATTACTTTCTTCACAGATTTGTGAGGAGTTTTTAAAaggctgaggttttttttcttcagctacTTTTCCCACTACTACAAAGATGTCATTTACCACTGCTACAGTTCTAATGTAGCTCTATGAACACACAGTGCCCCCAGCCTTTCTAGCACCAGGAATGCAGCACAGACCCAttctgaacacacacacacctcacTAAGGTAATCAAAGCACCCGGAGACTGGATATGCTTTAGTGACAAATTTGGCCACACTCTGCATGTTAATAAATCCTTTCCAAATGGTGTTGAGAcgagagagaaagagagaagtgtCGCTGTCCTGAGGGGAGCgaggctctgcagcactgcaaaacAAATCCAGACAGCAAGGTTACAGAATGCCAATGAGGATGGgacctttattttaaattttgttccCTCCTCCTATTGACTCAATACTTTCTTTGAATAagtaacaaaatatttattagacGCTTTGTTAATGTTTTCCATTAACTTGGTATTAGTTAAAAAGCAAGAagtaacagaaaacaaacttgTAGCTGCAGATAGGCAAAGATATGCCAAAAGGTATGACTTTTATAAAATCAATTATAGACTTCTTACTAATTAAGTAAACAGTATCCTTCTGAAAGAGATTCTGAAGTAAAAGAACTTCCTATAAGTAAGCCTATTTTAACTGCAACTGCAAAAGGATATACTCAGCAGAATGTATTTTTGCTATTATATATACTCAGAATGTGAAAGAAATCCACTTCCTTTCAAGCTGACCAATTGGTTAATTTTAGTTTGTATTTACATGCAGCAGTATCTTAACACAGTATGAAAATCTGGAAATGCTTCTAAGCAATCTCTCCCTTGCACAATCTTTCTAAGTATTAATGAATATTCAGACTTCTAAGTCTGCATGACACCttcaagtttttatttctgttggaACACTCTCGAATCTTTGTTGTCAACACACACTGATGCTCTGAAAACTTTACCAAGCTAGAGAAAACAAATGAGGAGAGATGGCgttttaaaaatgagaatcaGGCTCCCTGAACTTTAAACCTCAACAAGCCTTTTGGTTGAGGGAAAGGGAACAGGATATGGGACACATGGGAACCTGCAGAGAGCCACAGGAGGGAcgtggcagctgctgaggataCGCACTTGATGTTGGGTGACTGATGAACCGCCAAGTATCTGGGATCTGGTGAGGAAGAGGGTTTGGTTAATATTGATTTGGGGACAGTCATAACTGGTTTGGAAGTTTCCTGTTTGGCTTCCCCTGTGGAGACTTTGTCAGCTGCAGGCGCAGGGTGTAGAGCCGGTGTCACagtcccagaggagctgctcatGGCTGTCCTGGGGTCTCTGCCAGAAACTGTTACGGTTGTGACAACAGggccagcacaggaggcagggagagcagagaccTCTTCAGGTACAGCAGAGTCTGTGCTGTTCTGGCTCTGGCTTGTAGGAATGTAAGGTTTTTCTGTGGTTGGCTGGGAAACTGTTTCTGCTGCCGGTTCAACATCAATTTCCATTGCGTCATCAGCGACGGGCTCTTtgtcaggctctgctgctggggctgctgcaggactttCATACTTGGCCTGCACTTCTGGCTTTGATTTTGATTCCACCTTCTTAGCAGAAGCCCCTGTCTTCAGCTTCTTAGCTGGTATCTCATCTTCTGATGCTGAAATCTGACCTACAGATTTATATGAAGTGTTTTTGATTAGTATTTAGCAGTAGTCTGGAGAAGTGATttcaaaaagaacaaataaacaaaaaacactcTTAAGTAACAGTGATTTTACTTTGCCCAAGATCAGCATTGTCAATAAATACCTGTACAGATTTTACAGTTCAGGTCAAAAAGATGGGCTCGATGCTGACTTGTTGTATCCTTCAACATGCTGCTAAAAACGTCTAGTGAAGGAGAACTGTTCATATTGGGTGCAGTTCGGGTTGACTCCTGCTGCTCCTAAAAGtgaataaacacaaaaaatattacAGCTCATCACTAACttcaacaataaaaaaatactttgaaaactGTTAATTCAGTTCTTTAAAGGAATACATTAAAGTCTTTGCTTAAAACATATCATGTTAGATGGAGTTACCACATGATATGTGCACTCATTTCAAGCCACAGTGCTTTTAAGTAGAGCTCatgtttagaaagaaaatatttttctgtaaattgaCTTTAGGGGCTGAAAAAACATACATCACTTTTGAAATGCCTGCAAAATACACCTATCACTGGCTGTTGCAGCCCTTCACACTTGAGGAATCCTCACAGCACACCCAGTGGGCAATGATATCCCCACAGCTCAGTGAAACAATCTGCACTTCCAATGGCAAATCTGAAGCCCTAACTGCCATTTCTCCCCCTCCACATCCTCATGCTGAAGGAACAGCCCCAGTACTCACATCAGAGTCAGACACTGGTGGAGAATCCTCCATATTGACAGCAGGGACATGTTCCCGTTTTACAGCTGTTTTCTTGATTTCGTGAGGTTTGCTTTTTGACTCCATCTGAAAGAAACCAAACAGTGTTGGCAAAAGCtccatatatttattttactctGTACTTTGCCATCATTTAGTATGCTATAGGGAAAAAGTGCATTTAAACTGAGTGTTATTACTATTTTGTTAGGTGCCTTAACGTATAATGGTGGTAAAGGTTGGCAAACTTGCTCTTAATTTGTACCTAAGTATACTTACTGCTTTAGCTGGTTTCTCTTT
Above is a genomic segment from Oenanthe melanoleuca isolate GR-GAL-2019-014 chromosome 20, OMel1.0, whole genome shotgun sequence containing:
- the DIDO1 gene encoding death-inducer obliterator 1 isoform X1, encoding MLNDSDPVLPSSGSALQGETIGASDAVSAFPSRVSVACTMEQAGNTVPLESEPNTDNMENSSPASVLDDKGEQSNEEEQKSVKPTSKEFRKTWGFRRTTIAKREGAGDADVDSSEQQPQQQQGINLRRSGRQPKRTERVEEFLTTVRRRGRRSVPTTLEDSSEAASGPATDAETASEDSVESTPDTKPVTRRICTRSCKEQKSPKSRPTKEEEEEEEEEEEEEDASSDSDSDGLTLKELQNRLRKKRVEQKPQLVLKDVQNHLRKRNSEQDPAKTGDVTPEKQDESELPVKQEPETADSTEIASQVVVSEEDTEDLEAQKEEKPALGAKGDSDEEPEEQPKSKPESEIYDPNALYCICRQPHNNRFMICCDRCEEWFHGDCVGISEARGRLLERNGEDYICPNCTILQGQDEPVSELDQQEAKVEQGNADGTEFTSIGTIEQKSVEDQGIKGRIEKAANPSGKKKLKIFQPVIEAPGASKCIGPGCFNVAQPDSVYCSNDCILKHAAATMKILSSGKDGKQKPKEKVKPKSEKPGLPKPQQQMGIKPVSNQKRQFPEKREVNVKTVVSTAKTEANSQAPAREPAAEPVTPSWASDHNYNAVKPERTAAISPALLFKSQREEKRNEDRAESTSAPKKAVVSVMEKQSSSLTKSLPSKKSPSYPNTSVTKPPLKPAGSFKVVIPKKPWPSSGSVPSKQSPLSHGSSVAKKAAPSSSLSGGLKKPSLSSMPAAAGSSQAKASASPAQSQPNSQIRQNIRRSLKEILWKRVNDSDDLVMTESEVGKVALNIEKEMFNLFQVTDNRYKSKYRSIMFNLKDPKNQGLFHRVLREEISLSKLVRMKPEELLSKELSVWKEKPAKAMESKSKPHEIKKTAVKREHVPAVNMEDSPPVSDSDEQQESTRTAPNMNSSPSLDVFSSMLKDTTSQHRAHLFDLNCKICTGQISASEDEIPAKKLKTGASAKKVESKSKPEVQAKYESPAAAPAAEPDKEPVADDAMEIDVEPAAETVSQPTTEKPYIPTSQSQNSTDSAVPEEVSALPASCAGPVVTTVTVSGRDPRTAMSSSSGTVTPALHPAPAADKVSTGEAKQETSKPVMTVPKSILTKPSSSPDPRYLAVHQSPNINAAEPRSPQDSDTSLFLSRLNTIWKGFINMQSVAKFVTKAYPVSGCFDYLSEDLPDTIHIGGRISPKTVWDYVGKLKSSLSKELCLIRFHPATEEEEVAYISLYSYFSSRGRFGVVANNNRHVKDLYLIPLSSKDPIPSKLLPFEGPGLESSRPNLILGLVICQKGKRPATETEKMEEKRSRIQAHEEAEPSLFSKGPPASQEKKTPKYTLYSGDSTVSTTPPGSPPPPPPPLPVPDTSAVTPSVLKILSSIKSGPTATVTPPMSTAAPASSTATHSSSKTATPLEHILQTLFGKKKTFEPLAKDSGTVQSSSQESQAAADSGMPAVPLLDPIVQQFGQMSKDKAIEEEEDDRPYDPEEEYGPEKAFEMQTGESDKHYSVEKPSTTAELEDEAYDPEDETILEEAKVTVDDLPNKMYTDSKSGSSETSASFVSDLSASSSLVEQQKMLEELNKQIEEQKRQLEEQEEALRQQRAAVGVSMAHFSVSDALMSPPPAKASLLKPELFHQDQQAAQKVDLPSSINQQAQVLNQGCDPRQSRDPRQARRMATENDSSDSRIKPQVVQNEISTREVTPASFPNTLQTSLGKEENALISTTQPSFTADNWVSSEQTSMVPQKETSNSKFEHTIQVTLENLSQTASGDPSASKPIRKVLLPTPPSTSFQPNFSTSNDSPSLQDMHQVSWPNESKEAMGRDSFSNTMFPQQEKAAGHFEPEMGLSSVQYNEQRNPQSHQFVEQTEPAPVQSEGGPPPQHFEENRAFSMSGQKGGPPMMLNAPGGPHGPNFRGPAPQFSEEHGFPNNDGQRGPQSGRFGGQKGPIPPLFSGQHGPPLFGDNRGPAPSYHGGPRGMSPSHFEDHREPHMEQMEFSDSQYDEMMGPPGQFEGPDSSQFMGNRGPSPFPFGGQRRPPPGQFKGQRGGPQFGGPRGPAPGHFGGPRGPHPNQFEGQRGPAPNHMPGPRGLLPQPYEERRGSPPPRFSNQRGPGPHQFGGPRGGTPPMFPEEDEPPSRFHYQGQSPQGMKPPPRPLLDLPSHPPSHRKEMWEEGGPSLSNMSGPGPESEGQWPTSDFREGKNPDYRGQTFEGRQRERYEGGNKDKGMDQPEPQQADNRQGRGFEERRRDREHGRPWERDRGRNWGRDRDWERHRDKEWDKNRDRSQNRDKDSERGKDWERSRDRDRTRNRERDSYRRRDRERSRSRDRDRDREKDRDRDRSREKERDRDRDRDRDRERGKDRKDRSKSKETGKETKPETPKEVQKPVETEASSSSNQS